The genomic interval gcgcagatgtgaacgagccctgaagccCTTAGCGATACCACAGTCAGTACACAGAAGTGCACATACAGGGCACACAGACTGGAGAACATATCCTGATaggcttttaggctgaggccccacgttgcggaaatgcagcttttttttttttgttgcggttttttcagccaaagccaagaatggcttcaaaaggaatgagcaatatataggaagctcttatacttctatcttctgctcagtacactcctgactttggctcaaaaaaaccacaacaaaatctgcaataaaaaaatctgcgtttccgcaacctaAAAGAGGATTTTTGAGAATCAGGGTAGGCCACCAATGTCTGATCCATGGCGGCGTGCTGATGCAAGCACTAGCAACTCTTCACTATTTATCCTGGCCAACCTACCTACGGTATGTATTGTGAGGAATATTGCAGCTTTGTGGcaggtaaggctgtgttcacatcactGTTTGGCTCTGCAtgcaaaatcagtttttgaaagtctcaaaatcctcaaaaactgattttgaacTGTTGGTTTTTTAACAGGCTGTAAAAACCCTCCGCAGATATGAGTTCGGAACACTTCTGTTTGATATCCGCTCTTCTGGGcaggaaaaatatacaaaataaatcagacttgcaggactttttctctgtTCAATAAATAAGGATACGTTTCTTTTTAAACAGTTTGCAAACAGCCGGATACCAGGCGCCAATGGAACAAAACTGAAAACCCTGCACTGACACTACAACTCttggtttcctcccatattccaaagacgtactaataaatagtataggtTGTGAGCCCTGTAGGAGATGTGATCTGTaaggcgctgcagaatatgttggtgctgtatAAGTAAGCAAAGTAAATATATGTATACCGTGCAGACACGTGGACTAAGGTAAGGACGGATGTGGTCACGACCACTGCGGTCCCTCTAAATGGCTGACCAGTTCAGGGACACAATCAAACCGCAATCGAttcgatattgatggcctatcctagggaCGGGTCACCAACATGCCGATCCCTTTACAGTAGAAGTCTGGAGGTACACTATAAGAAGCAGAAGGCGGGGGTTTCATACTTTAGGCATTGCATATTTACAGGAGGAGTGCAGCTCTGTGATCCTGACCCATTAGGAGGGTTTCCAAGAATTGGACCTTTACCTATCAGACATATGCTTtcaagggatcctgtcattaaaagtcaattttttttctccctaccatgtaggaatagccttaagaaaggctattcttctcctacctttagatgtcttctccgggccgccgttcggtatataatccggttttcatcggtatgcaaaagagttctttcgcagcacttggggcggtcctcagtgctcaaacagcactgagggcgtccccaatgctgtgagagaactctccagcgccgcctccatcttattcaggaacggcctctcttcacgtcttcttcctgcggtggcttcaaacttctaggtcttgggcagccaactgcacatgcctgctggccacaagaaaatgtctgcttacaatactgtgcaagcggccattttcttgtggcctgcgggcacccgcagtcggctttgcccgttCCTGAataagatagaggcggcactgtttgaacgctggggcccacccccagtgctgtcagagaatactgaagaaaaccagattatatacaccGAACGGCAGCCTGGAGAAGagatccaaaggtaggagaagaatagtcttaaaggggctctgtcattgggaaaagtcattttttaacaaatcacacctttgcatagcctttagaaagtatattccacacctacctttagtatgttaaattgcctcagcggtttctgaataagtccgtttttattcatatactaattagactggtgcacgatgcattgtgcatcccctttgctattgtttcctatggacaggctgatgcggattcagcttcctgtttgcacacaaacataggagataatagcagagacgagtgctgctgggaacttcctgtgctggctggaagctcattagcatatgaataaaaacggacttattcagaaaccactgtggcaatctacatactaaaggtaggtgtggaatagactttctaaagcctatgcaaggatgtgattagttaaaaaatgacttttcccaatgacagagcccctttaaggctactcttctcctacctttagatgtcttctccaggctgccgtttggtaatacccctttaaggctattcaaaaaaatgacttttaatgatagaatccctttaagtatcggAAGTGGGTGGCAATCGGAGGTCCCCCTTACTGAAAACAGACAAATAGAGACAAGACATGAGTAGAACAAAAGCTATTGCTTTTCTACCATAGTCCCTCGGGTGTCTGTGTATGATGGGCTGTCTCAGCGTCTCTCAGCCATTGCCTAGGTATGAGACTTCCTCACCACACTATGCACGATCATATTTGTCCCTGTAAAAGGATACACAAAGAACCAAGCCGTGAAGAACATGCCGATTGCCAGGAGCACGACTGTGAGGTGCGGGAACACTGCCGGATTGACCGGGCTTGTATATCTGCTCATTGCTTCCAGCTCCTGCGAATAAAGAGAGACCAGTGATATAGAAGAAGTCACCGACATGACTGCAGGCCCAGTGCTGAATACCCACAGAGATATACAAGTGCGGGGGAACTAAACTAGCTAAAcatcctttctaaaaaaaaaaaattagtcggGTAAGATCACTCCACTGCCATCCTGAGCTTCTAATAAggagttaaaggggatgtgccaACAATACAAGGACCATAAGTGAACTGAAAATGCAATTTATAGTAACagcaccccctggtgttcaaaATGTATAGGACTGTGCACACTGGAAGGATGATGGATGCAACAGCAGGAGGGTGATGAACCCTAAATAAAACCTGTCATGGCCtcttaacaggaaaaaaaaaagggggggggagatatCCCATATGAACACTTTTTTGAGAAacacagcatgtcacttataactGCGCGTTCCCTATAGGATTCATAAGGAaacaaaatctgcagagaaaatgaaaagaaaaggaaGTTTCCTCCTGGTTTTATTTTCCGcaatttttttagctgcattctgcaatgtagggccttagatCCAAAAACTAACTGTGattattgctcaggaaaggtgggggctacaGAGACAATCCCCGCTGCTGGAATAAGTGGGATAATCATGTAATGTTGCAGCCgcagtcagtaacttttttccaaTTACAAAGCCCTgattttaggaatttgcaaacggatgttaaaggggttatacaggaaaataagactttctttCCTTTGCTCTGTCCTGAAGTCACGTGATATTCTCTGCTCCACTCTATGTACAAGCAGCAGGAGTAGCGCAGAGTCAGTCATGTAACAGAGAGTCGGCGCGCAGACAGTCACTGCTCAATACAGTCCTTAAAGAAGTTTCCAGGAACTGGACAAATCAcagaggaggccggggaaggagaagcaaacaaaaaaaaaaaataataatttgtccCCGCCACCACTGTTCATTCAGGTGCTCTGGTGTTCTTTGCCACATTTGACTGCCGAGAGCAATCAATCACCTCAACGGCCACAGGAAAGCACCTGGTAACGTGAGTGACATCACCAGCGACCCAAAGACTTCAGAGCGACCCAACGTACAGCGACAGCCAACACCGGGGCACCCCAACGTACAGCGACAGCCAACAATGGCGCGCCCCAACGTACAGCGACAGCCAACAATGGCGCGCCCCAACGTACAGTGACAGCCGACACCAGAGCAAAAGGAACAGGTCAGGATGAGAAAGAAAAACCCAATATTTCCTCTTCCCCGGCCTCCTctgtgatttgtccaattcctcgacaacccctttaacttagaaAAAGCACCATGTGAACTCTGTCCAACTCAATGAAATGAACAGCTCACACTGCTGGAGcacgttacattgtatcagtgcaggtaagagCCATCAGCCAGGGATCTACAAGTCTGCAGGGCTATCAGCGCCTCAGAGGATTGTCTAcaggacacaatgtaacaaacctcaGCTCTGTAAGTAAATATCACACAATAGGACGGACTAGTATAAGGTGCAGGTCTGCAGTACATGTGATAAGTCCCGGAGACGTAATATACAGGTACCCCGGACTCTCCCTCTATAGTCACATCATATACAGTAACCCCCGGAGTCTCCCTCTATAGTCACACAGTATACGGTAACCCCCGGTAAAGCTCCGCCACTACAGGCACATTCTCACCATTGCTTCGGTGACAGCGCTCCCGGTTCCGCCACGTCTCTTACAATCAAAACGGGGTCAGAGGGCACAGCAGGGAGTTGTGGGAGAGGAAACAGCTCACTGTAAGAACACGTGGTGTAATGAACCAATAGCAGAAGCCTTAGCATCAAGCAGCCAATCACTACCAGGCTCACACTGTCCTCCTGCCAGCCACATCATGGCCTCTAACTCATTCTGCCAACCTTTGTCTGACTATCCAATCAGAAGGCGGGTTTGCACAGGTCGCCCAATCAGAGCATCTGTTGCCCCCTAGCTCTGGAGGGCTGGTACGCGTCAGAACGGCGGGAATTTGAGGGATAACCCAGTAGCCCGCGAAAACCTGGAGGGAGGAGGTTGGTAAGTGCGAGCGCGGTGAGGGGACAATACTGGGGCGATGTTTTATTACCTCATCGGCTTCATTATAGGCGGCAGGTTGCGCTGTGAGGAGTCATGGCCGCAGCTGGAGCTTAGGCAGGACCGGTCACCCACACAGGCAGTGCCTCGGAGGGCCATAGACTAGAATGTATGGCGGCTGCTGTACTCCCTGCAGCCTCCCTGTATGGCACAAGGCCTTGTCACTGACCCCAGAGCCCGGCTTATTAAAGGGGCGGCTCAGGATTAAGGTGCCATGGAACCCTGATCTGTGGTGGGGCCCCCTGCTGGTGCCTgccctatatactatacatgtcCTCTGTATAACAGCTGGGCCTGTCACTACCTGGACATTATACAGGGGACACCAGAAGCAGCTCTGTATATCTGATCAGAGGAGGGGCCGGCTGTGCCCACCCACCCCTGGTATACAGATCAGGTATTATGGGAAGCCCCTGAGATCTGGTAACAGGCGCACTTTAATTGGGACTACCCCAAGGTGTTTTACTACTGAAACCTAtgcgctatatacagtataatcatctgattggtggaggtccgtcATTGAGACCCCCTGGCTCTTGCATTATCAGAATGAATGGGGGACGGCCCGGTATGTCCACATCCCTGTATATCGGATATAGACAAGTAAGGCCGGGGCCCAGCGgaggcgctgtgggaaaaatcgcggcgttttacagtgcaagcaaaggggatgggaatcaagcaaatcccatgcccactttgcagaagaaagcgcagtgcggacacgctgcgatttgcaaagccgttacggctttgcaaatcgcagcatgtcaattatatctacggaaacgccggcggctttcccatagatataatgggaagagaaagtctgcggaggaaaactctgaactttctcttcaaagcgctgcggaaagaaccgcaatgcgatcacgcagcggttctttccacagtgctttagcgctgcgattacgaccCGTGGGGGCTaaagccccactgggcggaaacgcagcagaaagaaacttctgcgttttacagtaccagcatagtgaatgcaattttgtctaatcctagccccacactgcggaaaaaaaatgcagcggaaacgcagcatgtcagttatagttGTGGAAACGCTGAGGTTTTCCCTCCATAGATCTCTATGGTGTTTCGGAAACACCACAGAAAAACTTCAAAATCCAacgacaaaaactcactgttttgcgtggttgaggctaaggcctcatgggcCAGAACTGCCGCGCTAAAGcgatgcgggaacaaccgcggtgtgaacacattgtggttctgtCCGCAGAGCTTTGAACATAAAGTttacacagttttcctctgcggactttctgttacaattatatctatgggaaagccgccggcgtttccgtaggtataattgacatgctgcgattttcaaaaccgtgccagttttggaaatcgcagcgtgtccgtgctgcaattttttttccgcaaagtgggcatgggattcgcatgaatcccatccactttgcaagtactgtaaaacgccgcaatttttcctgtggcatttccgccgtggccaaatcgtagtgtttccggcccgtggggccccggccaaaATAGCAGAGGATCATAATTCCCTAGGATTATCAatatagcctttcaattacctttattgcacatgagaaactcgagcaaaaacacgatgaaaaactcaacagaaaactcatatgaatttccacagtccaaaactgaaaaacgcgatGAAAAATGCATGTACATGCGTGCTTTTTCCGCAacagaaaacgcagcgttttctctgccttttttttttttttttttttggcagcgtttccacccagtggggccttagcctaaagtaaacccttgtgggcagggccctctatcccaggTTTGGTCACTTCATGTTGTActtgtatgtgaaccctcaaatcaACTGCATcatgaagtctatggggcagcactgcagtacGGTACTGGAGGGGGATGGGCAGCCGGAGGAGgactttatattgtatgggacaaataagggggcattataatttgtgcaagtcAGGTATTTGTAAGTGGAGGGACAAGGACCCACCAATGTGTCTAAAACAGCCCTGGCAGTACCTACACTCTCCGCTATGGTTTGTATGGTGAGAGAGCAGTGCGGGTCTCCTGTGTTGCATCAGTACAAGTGATCTGTGGGGTGCCCGGGTGTCTGACCCAcacagatctaatactgatggcttatcctaaggataactggaaaaccccttttaatactgtctgtctttgggaaatcacggttaaaggggtattcccatcacgcttgtttaccaacctgcaggctgtgtgctctcttcacttcctggttttctcggtacattggtgggcggggtttcacttgctctgctatgtttgcagtccgtaatgagggattggttgtaaatgaattaccacagtatgaagctgatgtagcagagctggatttgagtcagtttgtaatacatatagAGGTAGCGGacgccttatctcagcccttatcagccaaattcaattaaactgtctgctaagtggaagagcaggagataagagctgagaaatcccggagctctcacctcccccctcccctatctgaggagctctgttgcttgtctgtggcagagacatacacggctcagagctgctcccagcactcagcccctccctccctccctataGCTTGGGCCTTTCTATGACTACTAAGAGTAGAAGGGGTCTAGTTGTGATACTACTGCGAAATCTAATCGGCATTAATGTGGAATCTATCATTTAGGATTACTTTATATCCAATACTATTCTATCTAATACATAATGTAACAGATATAATTTCCTAATGTAGGTTGctatattatattctatatttttgTTTGCTCTAACACGTCTCTTTCTACATTTCAGGTCGACCTTTAGAAAGTTTACAGGTATCTGTTTCATTAGTTTTCTGCAATGGGAATTCAAGGCCTGGCTAAACTGATCGCTGATGTGGCCCCGGGAGCCATAAAAGAGAATGACATAAAGAGTTACTTTGGCCGTAAGGTGGCGGTAGATGCTTCTATGTGTATCTACCAGTTTCTAATCGCTGTACGGCAGGACGGTAACATGCTTCAGAATGAGGAAGGTGAAACCACCAGTCACTTAATGGGTATGTTCTATCGTACCATCCGCATGGTGGAGCACGGCATCAAACCCGTTTATGTGTTTGACGGAAAACCACCACAGCTGAAGTCCGGTGAATTGGCCAAACGCAGTGAGAGGAGGGCAGAAGCAGAGAAGTTGCTGGAGGCAGCACAAGAAGCCGGGGAAGTGGAGAACATTGAGAAGTTCAATAAGAGGCTTGTAAAGGTGACAAAACAACACAACGAAGAGTGCAAAAAACTGCTCTCGTTAATGGGTATTCCCTATGTTGATGCACCTTGTGAGGCCGAGGCGACATGTGCTGCTTTGGTGAAATCCGGAAAAGTGTACGCCGCAGCCACTGAAGATATGGATGCCTTGACTTTTGGTACGCCTCTGCTGCTGCGACACCTCACTGCCAGTGAGGCCAAAAAGCTGCCAATCCAGGAGTTTCATCTCAGCCGGGTACTGCAGGACGTAGGTCTGACACAAGAACAGTTTATCGACCTCTGTATACTGCTGGGCAGTGACTACTGCGAGACCATCCGTGGTATCGGTCCAAAGAGAGCTATAGAACTTATTCGGCAGCATAAAAGTATCGAAGAGATAATGGATAACATCGACCTTAAGAAGTACCCGGTACCCGAAAACTGGCTGCACAAAGAAGCTCGCCAGCTCTTCATAGAGCCTGAGGTGGTCGATGTAAATAGTGTGGAACTGAAGTGGACGGATCCTGATGAGGAAGGTCTGGTGGCCTTCATGTGCGGAGAAAAGCAATTCAGTGAAGACCGTATACGTAACGGGTCCAAGAAGCTGGCCAAGAACCGTCACGGCAGCACACAGGGCCGACTAGATGACTTTTTCAAAGTAACTGGATCCATCAGCTCTACCAAAAGAAAGGAAATCGAGGTGAAAGGATCGGCCAAGAAGAAGGCTAAAACTGCAGGAGCTTCGTCTGGGAAGTTTAAGAGGGGCAAATAGTGAGCCCGAGTGGACTGGTTATAAGAGAGAGCGCGCGAGAGAGAAAGAGGACTGTTCATAGTGTGTGTGTTAATGACTCTTATGTGTTATGGCTAttaaaataaagagaaaaattGTGTATGTGTTTTCTATCAATGGTTAAGTATGGAAAGTATTTTTCAAACCCTACAAAACGGCTTTTATTTGGGCCCAATCTAGAGCggagtgccgcaactggatgtcggtgcactgtactgcatccagttgtggctaccTGTTTTTGGACTGGAAACTGAGGCTTTTTCTGCGTcaagttctggtccaaaatacccttgtgaactcagcctaaaaaggacctttcaccaccattccttagcaacaagtgcaggtagttttggtgcccaatgtgctatttaagctctaatGTCAGAAGGGGCGGGGtcaggttcagagctcagaatcacacctcttgtctgttcctgcctgacaggCACCagaaataacagcattgattgctctggaatggcggggggctagagaaaaaattccaactgtgccagagtcaGCAGCTATTAAAAGATGTCAAAAAGTAGGATTTTTtgaaggtagtgaaaggtcctcgttGAGTCTGGGGCAGAAGTAGACAGGGCTAATCTAAGAAGGATTTTACCTGATCAGGAGATTTCCCGCTGTGTGTGACGGGGATCTTTCTAGTTTCCACATCCCTGTGATTACAGCAGCCTGGGCACTGATCGCAGCAATGGTAAGAGTGACAAATGTAATACAAGGTGGGAGGATTGTTGGAACGTCTGACAACGGTGACACGGTGGGCACAGTGATAAAGGAGAGCTCTGCAATGCAAACAGCTAAGTCTTATTCTGAAGATCTTGGAGCACCTTGAAGTGTTTTGTAGCCCCTCTGCTATTACTCTGTGCAGCGGCTCATTGCCTGTTACTGTATTGTACATCTAGTACCTACAATGTGATATTTGACAACTCTGGATCTCTCATGTAGTGAGTCTCTGTCGCTTGGGTTTCCCATCCTCTCCTCACACAGTCTCTACCACCTTCCGTTCTCCTTCCTCACAGAGCTCCTGACCCTTTGTCCGCTGTTCCAAACACGTTAAGTAATAGCGTCGTCCAGAGACTccatgttggaaaaaaaaaaaatgcagtaccaTCATATAAGTCTAAGCTGTTGGCATGGTAAGACTCTTGTGTCCTACTGCTGCTCTTTGAGGGAAGTAGCAAAACTGCACATTGTGGTccttggccaaaaaaaaaaaaagagtccagAATACTCCAACTTTATGTCTACACACCGGTATAGGGAAATCTGTCAATCACTGGGTGGGGGCGACTCTCATCTGTCCTAGGGGTtctgtcaggatttactctgtttaaagaggacctttcatggatttggcacattcggtgttatataccgctggaaagccgactgtgcactgaattcagcgcactgtctgctttcccgatctgtgcccggtgtgaagagctatcagtgccggtaccgtagctcttcacagtctgaagggcgtttctgacactgtcaggagcgtccctctgcacagcagcgc from Leptodactylus fuscus isolate aLepFus1 chromosome 7, aLepFus1.hap2, whole genome shotgun sequence carries:
- the FEN1 gene encoding flap endonuclease 1 — its product is MGIQGLAKLIADVAPGAIKENDIKSYFGRKVAVDASMCIYQFLIAVRQDGNMLQNEEGETTSHLMGMFYRTIRMVEHGIKPVYVFDGKPPQLKSGELAKRSERRAEAEKLLEAAQEAGEVENIEKFNKRLVKVTKQHNEECKKLLSLMGIPYVDAPCEAEATCAALVKSGKVYAAATEDMDALTFGTPLLLRHLTASEAKKLPIQEFHLSRVLQDVGLTQEQFIDLCILLGSDYCETIRGIGPKRAIELIRQHKSIEEIMDNIDLKKYPVPENWLHKEARQLFIEPEVVDVNSVELKWTDPDEEGLVAFMCGEKQFSEDRIRNGSKKLAKNRHGSTQGRLDDFFKVTGSISSTKRKEIEVKGSAKKKAKTAGASSGKFKRGK